From a single Glycine soja cultivar W05 chromosome 19, ASM419377v2, whole genome shotgun sequence genomic region:
- the LOC114398710 gene encoding uncharacterized protein LOC114398710 yields MDKLKDLIKQVAPMGVPPYGIHESQVLAKKKDLIDHSKKEIKGDNQPLSEESLQPISYLDLMDEAEGGVPLEEPTLTDIGWKYGIDVDGSGKKVKCKYCSKIVSGGVFRFKRHLAGTREDSEPCATVTDEIKLLMMKIVVESKATKEKKRRLNSIDEDEESAEGAEEATNLQGQRGFGPKRKRSPKGTVFLYSLDTSDISKTTNKDFKMLDDVVKFVGEENVVQVITDNVVNFKVAGEFFMHTRPHMYWTPCAAHCIDLILEDLEKHLKVHEVTIKKGRKITTYIYGRTMLISMLKKYTNGRDLVRPGMTRFATAYLTLACLHEMKASLMRLFSSEEWKKSKFGTTQEGRKVEDSVLDNRFWKNVSICLKAATPLMVVLRSVDSDQQPAMGFIYVEMDHANERIKSNFNNVKKNYEPVWEIIDKRWENQLYRPLHAAAYYLNPQLHFEDDFKKDNGEVKEGLKTMPPAEWWEMFGDGCPELKWFAIRVLSLTCSSSGCERNWSSFEMVHTKRRNRLHQKKMNDLVYVMYNLKLKSRHTRKTVTLPFEDMESDDEWITEEGDDIFDEDNL; encoded by the exons ATGGACAAACTCAAggatttaatcaagcaagttgcacctatgGGGGTTCCCCCTTATGGAATTCATGAATCACAG GTCTTGGCGAAGAAGAAGGACCTTATTGACCATAGTAAAAAAGAGATTAAAGGGGATAATCAACCCCTTTCAGAGGAGTCTTTGCAGCCCATTTCCTATCTTGATCTGATGGATGAGGCAGAGGGTGGTGTTCCATTGGAGGAACCAACCCT GACTGATATTGGGTGGAAATATGGGATTGATGTTGATGGCAGTGGTAAGAAAGTCAAATGCAAGTATTGTTCAAAGATTGTGAGTGGTGGAGTTTTTAGATTCAAGCGTCATCTTGCTGGGACTAGAGAAGATTCTGAGCCTTGTGCTACAGTGACGGATGAGATCAAATTGCTAATGATGAAAATTGTTGTTGAATCTAAagcaacaaaagaaaagaaaaggagattGAATAGtattgatgaagatgaagaaagtGCTGAGGGGGCGGAAGAGGCAACCAACTTACAAGGACAAAGGGGTTTTGgtccaaaaaggaaaagaag TCCAAAAGGAACAGTATTTCTGTATTCCTTAGACACTTCTGACATCTCAAAAACAACTAACAAAGATTTTAAGATGTTAGATGATGTTGTCAAATTTGTTGGAGAAGAGAATGTAGTTCAAGTGATTACTGATAATGTTGTGAATTTCAAAGTAGCAGGAGAATTTTTTATGCATACTCGGCCGCATATGTATTGGACTCCATGTGCTGCCCATTGCATTGATCTGATACTTGAGGACTTGGAGAAACATTTGAAGGTTCATGAAGTTACTATAAAGAAGGGAAGAAAGATAACAACTTATATATATGGTAGAACAATGCTTATTAGCATGCTCAAGAAGTACACAAATGGTAGGGACTTGGTTAGACCAGGTATGACTAGATTTGCAACTGCTTACTTGACTTTAGCTTGTCTCCATGAAATGAAAGCATCTTTGATGAGGTTGTTCAGTTCTGAGGAGTGGAAAAAAAGTAAGTTTGGAACTACACAGGAGGGGAGAAAAGTAGAAGATTCAGTTTTGGATAATAGATTTTGGAAGAATGTATCCATATGCCTCAAAGCTGCTACCCCTCTTATGGTAGTCCTTCGATCGGTGGATTCTGATCAACAACCCGCCATGGGTTTCATATATGTTGAGATGGATCATGCAAATGAAAGGATTAAAAGTAACTTCAATAATGTGAAGAAAAA TTATGAACCTGTTTGGGAAATTATTGATAAAAGGTGGGAGAACCAACTTTATAGGCCTTTGCATGCAGCTGCATATTATCTTAATCCTCAATTGCATTTTGAAgatgattttaaaaaagataacggAGAAGTGAAAGAAGGATT GAAGACTATGCCACCTGCAGAATGGTGGGAAATGTTCGGGGATGGATGTCCAGAATTAAAGTGGTTTGCCATTCGTGTTTTGAGCTTAACTTGTAGTTCTTCTGGATGTGAGCGTAATTGGAGCTCATTTGAAATG gttCATACAAAAAGGAGAAATCGTTtgcatcaaaagaaaatgaatgatttAGTTTATGTCATGTACAACTTGAAGCTCAAAAGTAGACACACAAGAAAAACGGTTACTCTTCCATTTGAAGATATGGAATCTGATGATGAGTGGATAACAGAAGAAGGAGATGATATATTTGATGAAGACAATCTCTAA